The following are encoded together in the Streptomyces flavofungini genome:
- the recR gene encoding recombination mediator RecR, whose protein sequence is MYEGVVQDLIDELGRLPGVGPKSAQRIAFHVLQAEPTDVRRLAHALLEVKDKVRFCATCGNVAQEELCNICRDPRRDPAVICVVEEPKDVVAIERTREFRGRYHVLGGAISPIEGVGPDDLRIRELLARLADGTVTELILATDPNLEGEATATYLARMIKPMGLKVTRLASGLPVGGDLEYADEVTLGRAFEGRRLLDV, encoded by the coding sequence GTGTACGAAGGCGTGGTCCAGGACCTCATCGACGAACTGGGCAGGCTGCCCGGCGTCGGTCCCAAGAGCGCGCAGCGGATCGCCTTCCACGTCCTCCAGGCCGAGCCCACGGACGTGCGCCGGCTCGCGCACGCCCTCCTTGAGGTCAAGGACAAGGTCCGCTTCTGCGCGACCTGTGGGAACGTCGCGCAGGAAGAGCTGTGCAACATCTGCCGCGACCCGCGCCGCGACCCCGCCGTCATCTGTGTGGTGGAGGAGCCGAAGGACGTCGTGGCGATCGAGCGGACCCGTGAGTTCCGCGGCCGCTACCACGTGCTCGGCGGCGCGATCAGCCCGATCGAGGGCGTGGGCCCGGACGACCTGCGGATAAGGGAACTCCTCGCGCGCCTCGCCGACGGCACGGTCACGGAGCTGATCCTGGCCACGGACCCGAACTTGGAGGGCGAGGCGACGGCGACGTACCTCGCGCGCATGATCAAGCCGATGGGCCTGAAAGTGACCCGACTGGCCAGCGGACTCCCGGTCGGGGGAGATCTGGAATACGCGGACGAGGTCACCCTGGGCCGCGCTTTCGAGGGGAGACGACTCCTAGATGTCTGA
- a CDS encoding SLATT domain-containing protein — translation MQPEGVPHDGDGAGAGTPGAAPGDLVGRSFPQGDWGEPAERLDELYRWVERGALDTAGWYLRDRTRKRLGARLLRGGAALGGAGAGVLPLLDLAGGAEGVATWGFVSLLAGVACVGCDRFFGLTSGWMRDVATAQAVQRRLQVLQFDWASESVREVLGPTEGTASEAAERCLGVLRRFTEDVTELVRAETADWMVEFRSGPAPLVMQGAVPGGSGGAPREGGGGPGRFPLPPGARPNMPRQRPPEPR, via the coding sequence ATGCAGCCTGAGGGGGTGCCCCATGACGGGGACGGTGCCGGTGCGGGGACGCCCGGGGCGGCGCCCGGTGACCTGGTGGGGCGATCGTTTCCGCAGGGCGACTGGGGAGAGCCCGCCGAGCGCCTCGACGAGCTGTACCGGTGGGTGGAGCGAGGGGCGCTCGACACCGCCGGGTGGTATCTGCGCGACCGCACGCGCAAGCGGCTCGGGGCGCGGCTGCTGCGGGGCGGGGCGGCGCTCGGGGGCGCGGGGGCGGGGGTGCTTCCGCTGCTCGATCTCGCCGGGGGCGCGGAGGGCGTGGCCACCTGGGGATTCGTTTCGCTGCTCGCCGGAGTGGCGTGCGTGGGGTGCGACCGGTTCTTCGGGCTCACCTCCGGGTGGATGAGGGACGTCGCCACCGCGCAGGCCGTGCAGCGGCGCTTGCAGGTGCTGCAGTTCGACTGGGCTTCGGAGAGCGTGCGGGAGGTGCTCGGGCCCACGGAGGGGACCGCCAGTGAGGCGGCCGAGCGGTGCCTCGGGGTGTTGCGGCGCTTCACCGAGGACGTGACGGAGCTGGTGCGGGCCGAGACGGCCGACTGGATGGTGGAGTTCCGGAGTGGGCCCGCGCCGCTGGTGATGCAGGGGGCCGTGCCCGGGGGTTCCGGCGGGGCGCCCCGGGAGGGTGGGGGTGGGCCCGGGCGGTTTCCGTTGCCGCCCGGGGCGCGGCCGAACATGCCTCGGCAGCGGCCGCCCGAGCCCAGGTAG
- a CDS encoding DUF5063 domain-containing protein: MSDATLHAITQDPDDFAVQISDQIESFIVAVTEIAKGDEPDSAVPFLLLEVSQLLLAGGRLGAHEDIVPDERYEPDLGPEADVDDLRESLARLLDPIDVYSEVFDPYEPRKAPVACRISDDLADVLTDLRHGLAHYREGRTTEALWWWQFSYFSNWGSTASACLRALQSLVAHVRLNQPLEDLDGLDTDEDLMEDALAEEAGKVMAEEIAGPLGLRPAT; the protein is encoded by the coding sequence ATGTCTGACGCCACGCTGCACGCGATCACCCAGGACCCGGACGACTTCGCCGTCCAGATCTCGGACCAGATCGAGAGCTTCATCGTCGCGGTCACGGAGATCGCCAAGGGCGACGAGCCGGACTCGGCCGTCCCCTTCCTGCTCCTTGAGGTCTCCCAGCTGCTGCTCGCGGGCGGCCGCCTCGGCGCGCACGAGGACATCGTCCCCGACGAGCGCTACGAACCGGACCTCGGCCCGGAGGCCGACGTCGACGACCTCCGCGAGAGCCTGGCCCGGCTGCTCGACCCCATCGACGTCTACTCCGAGGTCTTCGACCCCTACGAGCCCCGCAAGGCCCCCGTGGCCTGCCGGATCTCCGACGACCTGGCCGACGTCCTCACCGACCTCCGCCACGGCCTCGCGCACTACCGCGAGGGCCGCACCACCGAGGCCCTGTGGTGGTGGCAGTTCTCCTACTTCTCCAACTGGGGCTCCACCGCCTCCGCCTGTCTGCGCGCCCTGCAGTCCCTGGTCGCCCACGTCCGGCTCAACCAGCCCCTGGAGGACCTCGACGGCCTGGACACCGACGAGGACCTGATGGAGGACGCCCTCGCCGAGGAGGCGGGCAAGGTCATGGCCGAGGAGATCGCGGGCCCGCTGGGGCTGCGCCCCGCGACCTAG
- a CDS encoding VTC domain-containing protein — protein sequence MKPAVRALSRAALAAHPVSLDELNVRAELLARYDHSYLVPVEIFEDFAALLTDPRRAGGPFRALSIGGRRSFGYSSTHYDTPALRTYHDHRQGRRLRYRVRERVYQDSGERQFEVELKTGRGESVKHRQRMEGADHALDATRRGFLAGVLRGSYGIEAPHGLTPSLVTDYRRATFVADGQRVTCDAALVVRDVATGRTAAADSGLVLVETKTRGRLTEADRVLHRYGLRATEFTKYCGGFAAVRPDLGVDRWARAVRTVFP from the coding sequence GTGAAACCCGCCGTACGTGCCCTGAGCCGTGCCGCGCTCGCCGCGCACCCCGTCTCGCTCGACGAGCTGAACGTCCGCGCGGAGCTCCTCGCTCGCTACGACCACAGCTACCTCGTCCCCGTGGAGATCTTCGAGGACTTCGCGGCGCTGCTCACCGACCCGCGCCGGGCCGGCGGCCCGTTCCGCGCCCTCAGCATCGGCGGCCGCCGCTCGTTCGGATACAGCTCGACGCACTACGACACCCCGGCCCTGCGCACGTACCACGACCACCGCCAGGGCCGCAGGCTGCGCTACCGCGTCCGCGAGCGGGTCTACCAGGACAGCGGGGAGCGGCAGTTCGAGGTCGAGCTGAAGACCGGGCGCGGCGAGAGCGTCAAGCACCGGCAGCGGATGGAGGGCGCCGACCACGCCCTCGACGCCACCCGGCGGGGCTTCCTCGCCGGGGTGCTGCGGGGGTCGTACGGCATCGAGGCCCCGCACGGACTCACCCCCTCCCTCGTCACGGACTACCGCCGCGCGACGTTCGTCGCCGACGGCCAGCGCGTGACGTGCGACGCGGCGCTCGTGGTGCGGGACGTGGCGACGGGCCGCACCGCCGCGGCCGACAGCGGCCTCGTCCTCGTGGAGACCAAGACCCGCGGCCGCCTCACCGAGGCCGACCGGGTCCTGCACCGCTACGGCCTGCGCGCCACCGAATTCACCAAGTACTGCGGCGGCTTCGCGGCCGTCCGCCCCGACCTCGGCGTCGACCGCTGGGCGCGGGCGGTCCGGACGGTGTTCCCGTAG
- a CDS encoding aspartate aminotransferase family protein — MTPQPNPQLGAAVSAADRAHVFHSWSAQDLITPLAVAGAEGSYFWDYEGNRYLDFTSGLVYTNIGYQHPKVVAAIQEQAATMTTFAPAFALEARSEAARLIAERTPGDLDKIFFTNGGAEAVENATRMARLHTGRPKVLSAYRSYHGATAAAINLTGDPRRWPSDTASAGVVHFWAPFLYRSPFHSENEAQECERALQHLEDTIAFEGPATIAAIILETIPGTAGIMPPPPGYLAGVRELCDRYGIVLVLDEVMAGFGRTGKWFAVDHYEGVVPDLLTFAKGVNSGYVPLGGVAISGAIAETFAKRPYPGGLTYSGHPLACAAAVATINVMADEGVVEHAARMGEDVIGPGLRELAERHPSVGEVRGVGMFWALELVRDRETREPLVPYNPAGEANAPMAAFAAAAKAQGLWPFVNMNRTHVVPPCNISEPDAKAGLAALDAALDAADAHVA, encoded by the coding sequence ATGACCCCTCAGCCAAACCCGCAGCTCGGCGCAGCCGTGTCCGCCGCGGACCGCGCCCACGTGTTCCACTCCTGGTCGGCCCAGGACCTCATCACGCCGCTCGCCGTGGCCGGCGCGGAAGGCTCGTACTTCTGGGACTACGAGGGCAACCGGTACCTCGACTTCACCAGCGGGCTCGTCTACACGAACATCGGCTACCAGCACCCGAAGGTCGTCGCCGCGATCCAGGAGCAGGCCGCGACGATGACCACGTTCGCGCCCGCCTTCGCCCTGGAGGCGCGCAGCGAGGCCGCCCGCCTCATCGCGGAGCGCACCCCGGGCGACCTGGACAAGATCTTCTTCACCAACGGCGGCGCGGAGGCCGTGGAGAACGCCACCCGCATGGCCCGGCTGCACACGGGCCGCCCGAAGGTGCTCTCCGCGTACCGCTCGTACCACGGCGCCACCGCCGCCGCGATCAACCTCACCGGTGACCCGCGCCGCTGGCCGTCCGACACCGCGTCGGCGGGCGTCGTGCACTTCTGGGCGCCGTTCCTGTACCGCTCGCCGTTCCACTCCGAGAACGAGGCCCAGGAGTGCGAGCGGGCCCTTCAGCACCTTGAGGACACCATCGCCTTCGAGGGGCCGGCGACGATCGCCGCGATCATCCTCGAAACCATCCCGGGCACCGCCGGGATCATGCCGCCGCCGCCCGGCTACCTCGCGGGCGTCCGCGAGCTGTGCGACCGGTACGGGATCGTGCTCGTCCTCGACGAGGTCATGGCGGGCTTCGGGCGCACGGGCAAGTGGTTCGCCGTCGACCACTACGAAGGCGTCGTCCCGGACCTGCTGACCTTCGCCAAGGGCGTGAACTCCGGGTACGTGCCGCTCGGCGGCGTCGCCATCTCCGGCGCCATCGCCGAGACCTTCGCCAAGCGGCCCTACCCGGGCGGCCTCACCTACTCCGGGCACCCGCTGGCCTGCGCGGCCGCCGTCGCGACGATCAACGTCATGGCGGACGAGGGCGTCGTCGAGCACGCCGCCCGGATGGGCGAGGACGTCATCGGGCCCGGACTCCGTGAGCTGGCGGAGCGGCACCCGAGCGTGGGCGAGGTGCGCGGGGTCGGCATGTTCTGGGCCCTTGAGCTGGTACGGGACCGGGAGACCCGGGAGCCCCTCGTCCCCTACAACCCCGCGGGTGAGGCGAACGCCCCCATGGCCGCGTTCGCCGCCGCCGCGAAGGCGCAGGGACTCTGGCCGTTCGTGAACATGAACCGCACGCACGTGGTGCCGCCGTGCAACATCTCGGAGCCCGACGCGAAGGCCGGCCTCGCGGCCCTGGACGCGGCCCTCGACGCCGCCGACGCCCACGTGGCCTGA
- a CDS encoding endonuclease/exonuclease/phosphatase family protein, whose translation MTSTIPSTAPATDTGTDTGTDTDTDTGTGTGTGTTPWRAALHRAKRACSRPDPWKRGPLLTALALLLGLFLLLHAWIPNRIGNVGSLVETFLPWFGLFVPVLLAGALWRRSAAALCALLLPVTVWLNLFGGLLDDKSQAGGDLTVASHNVGAENPDPAGTARDLAASGADVLALEEISAQAKPRYEQALAKAYPHYVVLGTVGLWSKLPLSDTRPVDTEQDVGPLGDAKPADVTLTDNRALRATVATDQGPLAVYVAHLGSVRVVPGDGFATGHRDRGARALTKAVAAERNERVVLLGDLNGALDDRAFAGLTARMDSAQEKAGDGFGFTWPARFPVARIDQILVRGVQPRGAWVLPATGSDHLPVAAGIDFR comes from the coding sequence GTGACCAGCACCATCCCGAGCACAGCCCCAGCCACAGACACGGGCACGGACACAGGCACGGACACGGACACAGACACCGGCACCGGCACCGGCACCGGCACCACGCCTTGGCGCGCCGCCCTCCACCGGGCCAAGCGCGCCTGCTCCCGCCCGGACCCCTGGAAGCGCGGCCCGCTCCTCACGGCCCTCGCCCTGCTCCTCGGCCTCTTCCTCCTCCTGCACGCGTGGATCCCGAACCGCATCGGGAACGTCGGCAGCCTGGTGGAGACCTTCCTGCCGTGGTTCGGCCTGTTCGTCCCCGTGCTGCTCGCCGGGGCGCTCTGGCGCCGCTCCGCCGCCGCGCTGTGCGCGCTGCTGCTGCCGGTCACGGTGTGGCTGAACCTCTTCGGCGGGCTGCTCGACGACAAGTCCCAGGCGGGCGGCGACCTCACCGTGGCCAGCCACAACGTCGGCGCCGAGAACCCCGACCCGGCGGGCACCGCCCGCGACCTGGCCGCCTCCGGCGCGGACGTACTGGCCCTCGAGGAGATCAGCGCGCAGGCGAAGCCCCGGTACGAGCAGGCGCTGGCGAAGGCGTACCCGCACTACGTGGTCCTCGGCACGGTCGGCCTGTGGAGCAAGCTGCCGCTGTCGGACACCCGGCCGGTCGACACCGAGCAGGACGTGGGGCCGCTGGGCGACGCCAAGCCGGCCGACGTCACGCTGACGGACAACCGGGCGCTGCGGGCCACGGTGGCCACGGACCAGGGCCCGCTCGCGGTGTACGTGGCCCACCTGGGGTCCGTGCGGGTGGTCCCCGGGGACGGCTTCGCGACCGGGCACCGGGACCGTGGCGCGCGGGCGCTCACCAAGGCCGTCGCCGCCGAGCGGAACGAGCGGGTGGTGCTGCTCGGCGACCTGAACGGCGCCCTGGACGACCGCGCGTTCGCCGGGCTCACCGCACGGATGGACTCGGCCCAGGAGAAGGCCGGGGACGGCTTCGGCTTCACCTGGCCCGCGCGGTTCCCCGTCGCCCGGATCGACCAGATCCTGGTCCGCGGCGTACAACCGCGGGGCGCCTGGGTGTTGCCCGCCACCGGCAGCGACCACCTGCCGGTGGCCGCCGGGATCGACTTCCGATGA
- a CDS encoding YbaB/EbfC family nucleoid-associated protein has protein sequence MIPGGGQPNMQQLLQQAQKMQQDLAKAQEELARTEVEGQAGGGLVKATVNGSGELRGLVIDPKAVDPDDTETLADLVVAAVQAANENAQALQQQKLGPLAQGLGGGGIPGLPF, from the coding sequence GTGATCCCCGGTGGTGGCCAGCCCAACATGCAGCAGCTGCTCCAGCAGGCCCAGAAGATGCAGCAGGACCTCGCCAAGGCGCAGGAGGAGCTCGCGCGGACCGAGGTCGAGGGCCAGGCGGGCGGCGGCCTCGTCAAGGCGACGGTCAACGGCTCGGGTGAGCTGCGCGGCCTCGTGATCGACCCGAAGGCGGTGGACCCGGACGACACGGAGACCCTCGCGGACCTGGTGGTCGCGGCGGTGCAGGCGGCGAACGAGAACGCCCAGGCGCTGCAGCAGCAGAAGCTGGGCCCCCTCGCCCAGGGTCTGGGCGGCGGCGGCATCCCCGGCCTGCCGTTCTAG
- a CDS encoding DJ-1/PfpI family protein, with amino-acid sequence MSTTAVVHLAVYDALADWETGYATAYLARAGHTIRTVAATREPVTTVGGVRVQPDLTLDELRAEDSELLILPGGDLWDTGDSLAPFARAARTFLDAGVPVAAICGATAGLAREGLLDDRAHTSAVSMYLDATGYKGADHYVESDAVTDGDLITAGPTEPVAFAREVLKRMGAFEGEKLDAWYRLFHDSDPTAYETLAS; translated from the coding sequence ATGAGCACCACCGCTGTCGTTCACCTCGCCGTCTACGACGCCCTCGCCGACTGGGAGACGGGCTACGCCACCGCCTACCTCGCCCGCGCGGGCCACACGATCCGCACCGTCGCCGCGACCCGCGAGCCCGTCACCACCGTCGGCGGCGTCCGCGTCCAGCCCGATCTGACCCTCGACGAACTGCGGGCCGAGGACAGCGAGCTGCTGATACTGCCCGGCGGGGACCTGTGGGACACGGGTGACTCGCTCGCCCCGTTCGCCCGCGCGGCCCGCACGTTCCTGGACGCGGGCGTGCCCGTCGCGGCGATCTGCGGAGCCACGGCAGGGCTCGCCAGGGAAGGACTCCTCGACGACCGCGCGCACACCAGCGCGGTGTCGATGTACCTGGACGCGACCGGCTACAAGGGCGCGGACCACTACGTCGAGTCGGACGCCGTCACCGACGGCGACCTGATCACGGCGGGCCCGACGGAGCCGGTCGCGTTCGCCCGCGAGGTCCTCAAGCGGATGGGCGCCTTCGAGGGCGAGAAGCTGGACGCCTGGTACCGCCTCTTCCACGACTCGGACCCGACGGCGTACGAGACACTGGCGTCATGA
- a CDS encoding dolichyl-phosphate beta-glucosyltransferase, protein MSVDLSIVIPAYNEERRLAPTLDAIRAYLDGPAADAGRPQWELIVVDDGSTDRTAEIAAEAAAADPRIQLLRGGRNQGKGHALRQGVLASYGRRVLVTDADLAAPIEELEALEKALADGYAAAVGSRARPGATIDVHQHRLRELLGRGGNFLIRTVAVPGIRDTQCGFKLFDGDRARAAFAASRLSGWGIDVEILHHFRREGWPVAEVPVRWSHQEGSKVRPGDYVRVLAEVSALKVRSVRRADLLVAALFVAFTTVLYSSRWISPDHRYLPHSLQDQNQWEWFFEVTAHNVRHLQNPLFTDLQGYPDGVNLMANTVMLGLSVPLAPVTWLFGPAVSLNLAMTLGLAGTAFAWYWLIVRRLVRHRGAAAVGAALAAFAPPMISHAHAHPNFIVLFMVPLIIDRALRLCEGTNVVRDGVVLGLFATYQIFLGEEPLLLAAMGMLLFTVAYAVVRRDVARAAWRPLARGIGIGLAVCLPLVAFPLWWQFFGPQSYKSVLHGDNAGNSPLALLSFAERSLAGDADTAASLSMNPTEQNAFYGWPLVALALLIVVWLWREAVVKALAFTAVAAAFLSLGPKFRIPLTDVVLSGPWALLSDKPLLESVIESRVAMVCAPALGMLVALALGRLVARGAEGRPVWGRRLRYAGLVAVALALVPLLPLPLKAVDRAEVPPFIADGTWKRYVDTASGETLVPVPLPDPAYAEALHWQTTADLGFRLPGGYFNGPWGPDRVGIYGASPRNTSNLLRDVRNSGQAVRITDAWREAARVDLRYWKAGLLVLAPQPGDAALRSTVDDLLGQRAKWVDGVWIWDVHGGG, encoded by the coding sequence ATGAGCGTCGACCTCAGCATCGTCATCCCCGCCTACAACGAGGAACGCCGCCTCGCCCCCACCCTGGACGCGATCCGCGCCTACCTGGACGGGCCCGCCGCCGACGCGGGGCGCCCGCAGTGGGAGCTGATCGTCGTCGACGACGGCTCCACGGACCGGACGGCGGAGATCGCCGCCGAGGCCGCCGCCGCGGACCCCCGGATCCAGCTGCTCCGCGGCGGCCGCAACCAGGGCAAGGGCCACGCCCTGCGCCAGGGCGTCCTCGCCTCGTACGGCCGTCGTGTCCTCGTCACGGACGCCGACCTGGCGGCGCCCATCGAGGAGCTGGAGGCCCTGGAGAAGGCGCTCGCCGACGGGTACGCCGCCGCCGTCGGCTCGCGCGCGCGGCCGGGCGCGACGATCGACGTCCACCAGCACCGGCTGCGCGAGCTGCTCGGCCGCGGCGGCAACTTCCTGATACGCACGGTCGCCGTCCCCGGGATCCGCGACACCCAGTGCGGGTTCAAGCTCTTCGACGGCGACCGCGCCCGCGCGGCCTTCGCCGCGTCCCGCCTCAGCGGCTGGGGCATCGACGTGGAGATCCTGCACCACTTCCGGCGGGAGGGCTGGCCGGTCGCGGAGGTCCCGGTGCGCTGGTCGCACCAGGAGGGCTCGAAGGTCAGGCCCGGCGACTACGTCCGGGTGCTCGCCGAGGTCTCCGCCCTCAAGGTCCGCTCCGTGCGCCGCGCCGACCTCCTCGTCGCCGCCCTCTTCGTCGCCTTCACGACGGTCCTGTACTCGTCCCGCTGGATATCCCCCGACCACCGCTACCTCCCGCACTCCCTCCAGGACCAGAACCAGTGGGAGTGGTTCTTCGAGGTCACGGCACACAACGTGCGGCATCTCCAGAACCCCCTGTTCACGGATCTGCAGGGGTATCCCGACGGCGTGAACCTCATGGCCAACACGGTCATGCTCGGGCTCTCCGTCCCGCTCGCGCCCGTCACCTGGCTCTTCGGCCCCGCCGTCAGCCTCAATCTGGCGATGACCCTCGGCCTCGCCGGGACGGCCTTCGCCTGGTACTGGCTGATCGTCCGCCGCCTCGTGCGCCACCGGGGCGCCGCCGCCGTCGGCGCGGCCCTCGCCGCCTTCGCACCCCCGATGATCAGCCACGCGCACGCGCACCCGAACTTCATCGTCCTGTTCATGGTCCCGCTGATCATCGACCGCGCGCTGCGGCTCTGCGAGGGCACGAACGTCGTACGGGACGGGGTCGTCCTCGGGCTGTTCGCGACGTACCAGATCTTCCTCGGCGAGGAGCCGCTGCTGCTCGCCGCGATGGGCATGCTGCTGTTCACGGTGGCGTACGCGGTGGTGCGCCGCGACGTGGCGCGGGCGGCCTGGCGGCCGCTGGCCCGGGGCATCGGCATCGGGCTCGCCGTCTGCCTGCCCCTGGTCGCGTTCCCCCTGTGGTGGCAGTTCTTCGGGCCGCAGAGCTACAAGAGCGTCCTGCACGGCGACAACGCGGGCAACAGCCCGCTGGCCCTGCTCTCCTTCGCCGAGCGCTCCCTCGCGGGCGACGCCGACACCGCGGCCTCGCTGTCCATGAACCCCACCGAGCAGAACGCCTTCTACGGCTGGCCGCTCGTCGCCCTCGCCCTGCTGATCGTGGTGTGGCTGTGGCGCGAGGCGGTGGTGAAGGCGCTCGCCTTCACGGCGGTCGCGGCGGCGTTCCTGTCCCTCGGCCCGAAGTTCCGCATCCCGCTGACCGACGTCGTGCTGTCGGGGCCGTGGGCGCTGCTCTCCGACAAGCCGCTGCTGGAGTCGGTCATCGAATCGCGGGTGGCGATGGTGTGCGCGCCCGCCCTGGGGATGCTGGTGGCGCTCGCGCTGGGGCGCCTGGTCGCGCGCGGCGCCGAGGGCCGGCCGGTGTGGGGGCGGCGCCTGCGGTACGCCGGGCTCGTCGCCGTCGCCCTCGCCCTCGTCCCGCTCCTGCCGCTGCCCCTCAAGGCCGTCGATCGCGCCGAGGTGCCCCCGTTCATCGCCGACGGCACCTGGAAGCGGTACGTCGACACGGCGTCCGGCGAGACGCTCGTACCGGTGCCCCTTCCCGACCCCGCCTACGCCGAGGCCCTGCACTGGCAGACCACCGCCGACCTGGGGTTCCGGCTGCCCGGCGGCTACTTCAACGGACCCTGGGGCCCGGACCGCGTCGGCATCTACGGCGCCTCGCCCCGCAACACCTCCAACCTGCTGCGGGACGTGCGCAATTCGGGTCAGGCCGTGCGGATCACCGACGCCTGGCGGGAGGCGGCCCGCGTCGACCTGCGGTACTGGAAGGCGGGCCTCCTCGTCCTCGCACCGCAGCCCGGCGACGCGGCGTTGCGCTCGACGGTCGACGACCTCCTTGGGCAGCGCGCAAAGTGGGTAGACGGGGTGTGGATCTGGGACGTGCACGGGGGAGGCTGA
- a CDS encoding MarR family winged helix-turn-helix transcriptional regulator, with amino-acid sequence MSSEKQAGRLGNGEPAGGAQVVNVTVGEGVLARPEQDLLTRTALGVFRLNGQFLTVSEEMARPAGLTAAWWQVLGAVLREPQPVAGIARTMGITRQSVQRVADLLVRRGLAEYTPNPAHRRAKLLRPTDEGRAAVQRIQPAHADLATRLKEALGEEQFAETARTLERLSEVLAGLEVDVENP; translated from the coding sequence ATGAGCAGCGAGAAGCAGGCCGGCCGGCTCGGGAACGGGGAGCCGGCCGGCGGGGCGCAGGTCGTCAACGTCACCGTCGGCGAGGGCGTACTCGCCCGCCCCGAGCAGGACCTGCTCACCCGCACCGCCCTCGGCGTCTTCCGCCTCAACGGCCAGTTCCTCACCGTCTCCGAGGAGATGGCCCGCCCGGCCGGACTGACGGCCGCCTGGTGGCAGGTACTCGGCGCGGTCCTGCGCGAACCGCAGCCCGTCGCCGGGATCGCCCGCACGATGGGCATCACCCGCCAGAGCGTGCAGCGCGTCGCCGACCTCCTGGTCCGCCGCGGCCTCGCCGAGTACACCCCCAACCCGGCCCACCGCCGCGCCAAACTCCTGCGCCCCACCGACGAGGGCCGCGCCGCCGTCCAGCGCATCCAGCCCGCCCACGCGGACCTGGCGACCCGCCTCAAGGAAGCACTCGGCGAGGAACAGTTCGCGGAGACCGCACGGACGTTGGAGCGGCTGTCCGAGGTCCTGGCGGGGCTGGAGGTGGACGTGGAGAACCCCTAG
- a CDS encoding GntR family transcriptional regulator, whose amino-acid sequence MPGPDGPAVIRSTLRQQIADALRDEILAGRLVPGQEFTVKEIADQYGVSATPVREALVNLSAQGLLDSVQHRGFRVHEHTLADYRGMLQARSLIADAIFREVATTAAHQAVPAVSFVSVRRRGEEAARAAAAGDLTVLIGYDLRFWRELSALFGNAYLSDFLHRLRVQSWVCAVPHLRREVERGGDLRGRLWSRHLDLVEALTCRDAVLAHAIVAEYNAHSLALVEGLARPDDGDHARPRRGRPHSHPGPHPPQAPA is encoded by the coding sequence ATGCCCGGACCCGACGGCCCGGCCGTCATCCGCAGCACCCTGCGCCAGCAGATCGCCGACGCCCTGCGCGACGAGATCCTCGCGGGCCGCCTCGTGCCGGGCCAGGAGTTCACGGTGAAGGAGATAGCCGACCAGTACGGCGTCTCCGCGACCCCGGTCCGCGAGGCCCTGGTGAACCTCTCGGCGCAGGGCCTCCTCGACTCCGTGCAGCACCGCGGCTTCCGCGTGCACGAGCACACCCTGGCCGACTACCGGGGCATGCTCCAGGCCAGAAGCCTCATCGCGGACGCCATCTTCCGCGAGGTGGCGACGACGGCGGCGCACCAGGCCGTACCGGCGGTGAGCTTCGTCTCCGTACGCCGAAGGGGAGAGGAGGCGGCCCGCGCGGCGGCGGCCGGCGACCTCACCGTCCTCATCGGCTACGACCTGCGCTTCTGGCGCGAACTGAGCGCCCTGTTCGGCAACGCCTACCTCTCGGACTTCCTGCACCGCCTGCGCGTCCAGTCCTGGGTGTGCGCGGTCCCGCACCTGCGCCGCGAGGTGGAGCGCGGCGGTGACCTGCGCGGCCGCCTCTGGTCCCGGCACCTGGACCTGGTGGAGGCACTGACCTGCCGCGACGCCGTCCTCGCGCACGCGATCGTGGCCGAGTACAACGCGCACTCGCTGGCTCTCGTCGAGGGCCTGGCCCGCCCGGACGACGGCGACCACGCCCGCCCCCGGCGGGGCCGCCCCCACAGCCACCCCGGCCCCCACCCCCCGCAGGCCCCCGCATGA